The following coding sequences are from one Oncorhynchus nerka isolate Pitt River linkage group LG6, Oner_Uvic_2.0, whole genome shotgun sequence window:
- the LOC115124260 gene encoding FERM and PDZ domain-containing protein 3-like has product MAKVQDGHTNTCDSPAMLEESQDGMDSGSLTPGPASARQVCIQRHPSQGFGFIAGSQRPVIVRSVSADGPSIGKLLPGDQILAINEEVVSEASRERVIDLVRCCKDSIVLTVLQPHQSPKSAFISAAKKAHLRTNPPKVRFSEQVSFSDPDSTMLKDDSLLLIPNVLKVFLENGQIKSFTFDSRTTVRDVISSLQDRLSLRYIEHFALVLESGGLDQNQRLHLLQENQPLSHVVHRTYFQGMKCLFRICFFPKDPADLLRRDPAAFEYLYIQSRNDVIKERFGMDWKSDVTLRLAALHIYITVSSARPNQKISLKNVEKEWGLEPFLPLTLLPTIKEKNVCKTLSQLLKTYQHPPPSGNKVPPLQGKLQYMRVLNDLPPFGGLLFHTVGLDEKQSATTLLVGPRHGIGHVIDLKNNLTTVLTEFSRVAKIQLHRENQGVARVEVAIHEAKPLVLLMEWPDASNFACLISGYYKLFVDPKRAIYYRTPGQSYMIKADYRGSHHAHPRSGVTAVPSGDRRGDERERSHTRDPGSQSQKTATAPLPAESQHLGLCHVHLREPQQLQELQMQAEPELDINENFISQEVPERPSAKSEPIPRSTETIGERAENPVQESSVVFRSRAQTMGQSQRATRFFCDSCKARLRAEGVALDGGSSGSSSKHCSSACASRDAGAVDLMALPPPGNEEEEEEEVEEVGRKLQPPPPAIADPPPGFRDNSSDEDDSKRARKSQPNPNSIPSPSTTTGATAGKSSAKEVVPAPEDVPVTLIDNVATRTVRDHAQELDDALVSTLQALEALAASEDFPHHPQQPAQTTGLIVLAAITPESSLDSGHETNSSELTDVSEMVSAMKQHQNQAYLLAHHINKERIFSRRDFPLAIPGCTTQTIEGGAFSMGQIRGSCPSKPVTLCKTVPLKLSPAKETASPGLSSVKQGSNVTQDPSQSEPSEGKKAKSEPTKACTQDRPAKSPEELKVSDPGQAPKVGKDQRSPCSAVGKLSPNLSAGIKEKKSAPLSPDPTNKALPILLAVDRTASAKICPTNMCQDAETASSETIKPSSSNDLLPVDDLFCTCPVREPGPQLRPKDPQSQKVVVFHSSSPTDDERLRAKGLQLASSKENAARAAGGAGADPVLVKPSPQVPTKFSQSPHIPVKAERKEAAEAKAERSQGKAQAEPQKCPSKTLSLLGDSTHPTCSVDKVSTFPSADSKKQGGGKGKAQRSAPFLSIKNLLSATFPARIRRETDERRAQLQKVRQYELEFLEELLKPKSSGGEYLPQGSSPVPSGTPCACQLRTSPVLKAPGISREQRRSCDCKRMCRGIRLPDTPVGSTAEPQQHRGRERSLSKTPPATSKTPHSQGSQRRPQTLEIKTTRIRSTSLESREPRGEQASCLPTCTSRTPDCMGAPQYKKLQRRYSIGEVDNAEGTPLYAEVKPKAKSLEKEMERVRATGLRLPTPVVPIPNQTQTHTAAAAAKGKKGVFFVQGEELLRESKEGAPTEMLLGLPSEDSDDREKCCSFCFCYRKCEEADESSEKEELSYSIPLQVLPGMQLDSQTLPVISKTLQVLHAEGCSGEEEEIEEEEEEEEPQTQEIDLRACGTLEGSLARVQSLQGQTFSLPDGFLNAQLDANELLAILRQCANVPQVDNESRLQPSRIAEYKQELAVRFKEFRAACRRVASVEKSPTRMLSVVTASFLVLCELTQTFIKLVRGVRSEAQRLQLLRKVEEVAINYTLLLRAAEDAMGHSSSLPNKSVSPLVTTTTTNMGSLSRPMKTLPAQ; this is encoded by the exons tCACCTAAGTCAGCCTTTATAAGTGCAGCTAAGAAGGCCCATCTGAGAACCAACCCGCCCAAAGTGCGCTTTTCAGAACAAGTGTCCTTCAGTGACCCAGACTCA acaatGCTAAAGGACGACTCTTTGCTACTCATACCAAATGTGCTGAAGGTGTTCCTGGAGAATGGTCAGATCAAGTCCTTTACGTTTGACAGCCGCACCACTGTCAGG gatgtGATCTCGTCCCTGCAGGACCGCCTGTCCCTGCGTTACATCGAGCACTTTGCCTTGGTGCTGGAGTCAGGTGGGCTGGACCAGAACCAGAGACTACACCTGCTGCAGGAGAACCAGCCACTCTCACAT gtggtGCACAGGACGTATTTCCAGGGGATGAAGTGTCTCTTCCGCATCTGTTTCTTCCCCAAGGACCCGGCAGACCTGCTCAGGAGGGACCCTGCAGCCTTCGAGTACCTCTACATACAG AGTCGCAATGACGTCATCAAAGAGCGCTTCGGCATGGACTGGAAGTCTGATGTCACACTGCGGCTGGCGGCGCTTCATATCTACATCACAGTGTCGTCGGCCAGACCCAATCAGAAGATCTCCCTCAAGAATgtgga gaaGGAGTGGGGTCTGGAACCCTTCCTACCCCTCACTCTGCTTCCCACCATCAAGGAGAAGAATGTGTGTAAGACCCTGTCACAGCTGCTCAAAACGTATCAGCATCCGCCTCCCTCCGGCAATAAG GTCCCTCCTCTCCAGGGAAAGCTGCAGTACATGCGTGTGCTCAACGATCTTCCTCCATTTGGAGGCTTGCTGTTCCACACCGTCGGACTA GATGAGAAGCAGTCGGCCACTACGCTGCTGGTGGGTCCGCGGCACGGCATCGGTCATGTGATCGACCTAAAGAACAACCTGACCACGGTTCTGACAGAGTTCAGTCGCGTTGCTAAGATACAGCTGCACCGGGAGAACCAGGGCGTTGCCCGCGTAGAGGTGGCCATACATGAGGCCAAG CCTCTGGTCCTGTTGATGGAGTGGCCTGATGCCAGTAACTTCGCCTGTCTCATCTCCGGCTACTACAAGCTGTTCGTGGACCCCAAACGAGCCATCTACTACCGGACACCTGGTCAGTCTTATATGATCAAGGCAG ATTACAGAGGTTCCCACCACGCCCACCCACGCTCTGGCGTCACAGCGGTGCCCAGTGGAGACCGACGAGGGGATGAGAGGGAAAGATCCCATACGAGGGACCCAGGTTCCCAGTCTCAGAAGACAGCGACCGCCCCACTGCccgcagagtcccaacacctggGTCTATGCCACGTCCATCTCCGGGAGCCACAACAGCTGCAGGAGCTCCAAATGCAGGCAGAACCCGAGCTCGACATCAATGAGAACTTCATTTCCCAAGAGGTACCAGAGCGGCCCAGTGCCAAGTCTGAGCCAATCCCCCGGAGCACGGAGACGATCGGTGAGAGGGCAGAGAACCCCGTCCAGGAGAGCTCAGTGGTCTTCAGGAGCAGAGCCCAAACCATGGGGCAGTCCCAGCGAGCTACACGGTTCTTCTGTGACTCCTGCAAGGCCAGGTTGAGGGCAGAGGGAGTGGCCTTAGACGGTGGAAGCAGCGGCAGCTCATCGAAGCACTGCTCCAGCGCCTGTGCCTCCCGTGATGCTGGTGCAGTAGACCTCATGGCCCTGCCTCCGCCGGGGaacgaagaggaagaggaagaagaggtggaggaagtAGGAAGAAAGCTGCAGCCTCCTCCGCCAGCCATTGCTGACCCTCCGCCTGGCTTCAGGGACAACAGCTCGGATGAAGACGACTCCAAGAGAGCACGGAAGTCTCAACCAAACCCAAACTCCATCCCCAGTCCAAGCACTACAACTGGGGCAACTGCAGGCAAGAGCTCTGCCAAGGAAGTGGTACCGGCTCCAGAGGATGTCCCGGTGACGTTGATAGACAACGTGGCCACCAGGACAGTACGGGACCATGCCCAGGAGCTGGATGATGCTCTGGTGTCCACTCTGCAGGCCCTGGAGGCCCTAGCTGCATCAGAGGATTTCCCCCATCACCCCCAACAGCCAGCTCAGACCACAG GGTTGATCGTGTTGGCGGCCATTACGCCTGAGTCATCGTTGGACTCAGGGCACGAGACCAACTCCTCTGAGCTGACAGATGTCTCAGAGATGGTGTCGGCCATGAAGCAGCACCAGAACCAGGCCTACCTGTTGGCCCACCATATCAACAAGGAGCGTATCTTCAGTCGCAGGGACTTCCCCTTGGCCATACCAGGCTGCACCACCCAGACTATAGAGGGTGGTGCGTTCTCCATGGGTCAGATCCGGGGCAGCTGCCCCTCGAAGCCAGTGACCCTCTGTAAGACTGTTCCCCTAAAGCTCAGCCCTGCTAAGGAGACTGCCAGTCCAGGTCTCAGCTCAGTGAAGCAGGGGAGTAACGTTACCCAAGACCCATCGCAGAGTGAACCGAGTGAAGGCAAGAAGGCAAAATCAGAGCCTACCAAAGCGTGCACCCAAGACCGTCCTGCAAAGTCACCTGAGGAGCTGAAAGTGTCCGATCCAGGGCAGGCACCCAAGGTCGGCAAGGATCAAAGGTCACCCTGTTCTGCTGTGGGAAAATTAAGCCCCAATCTCTCTGCAGGGATCAAGGAAAAGAAGTCTGCGCCTCTGAGTCCGGACCCTACCAACAAAgccttacctattctattggCTGTAGACAGAACTGCCTCCGCCAAGATTTGCCCCACAAACATGTGCCAAGATGCCGAGACTGCCTCTAGCGAGACCATCAAGCCTTCAAGCTCTAATGACCTCCTGCCAGTTGATGACCTATTCTGCACGTGCCCAGTGAGAGAACCCGGGCCACAGCTAAGACCGAAGGATCCACAATCCCAGAAGGTGGTGGTGTTCCATTCCTCATCCCCAACAGACGATGAGCGTCTTCGGGCCAAAGGCCTCCAACTGGCTAGCAGCAAAGAGAACGCAGCGagagcagcaggaggagcaggagcagaCCCCGTCTTGGTCAAGCCCAGCCCCCAGGTTCCAACAAAGTTCTCCCAGTCCCCACACATACCTGTGAAAGCTGAGAGGAAGGAAGCAGCAGAGGCCAAGGCAGAGAGGTCCCAGGGTAAAGCTCAAGCTGAGCCACAGAAATGCCCCTCGAAGACATTATCTCTCCTGGGAGACTCCACacaccctacctgctctgtggaCAAGGTCTCCACTTTTCCATCTGCCGACAGCAAGAAGCAGGGTGGTGGTAAAGGGAAGGCCCAGCGTAGTGCCCCCTTCCTCAGTATTAAGAACCTCCTGTCAGCCACGTTCCCAGCTCGGATTCGTCGGGAGACTGACGAGCGCAGAGCCCAGCTCCAGAAGGTCCGGCAGTACGAGTTAGAGTTCCTGGAAGAACTTCTGAAGCCCAAGTCATCCGGGGGAGAGTACCTACCCCAGGGGTCCTCGCCAGTCCCCTCAGGCACCCCCTGTGCTTGCCAGCTCCGTACAAGTCCTGTGCTAAAAGCCCCTGGCATCTCCCGAGAGCAACGCCGCAGCTGCGACTGCAAGAGGATGTGCAGAGGCATCCGACTGCCTGATACACCGGTCGGCTCAACTGCGGAGCCACAGCAgcatagaggcagagagagatccCTCTCCAAGACCCCTCCAGCGACCTCCAAAACCCCTCACTCCCAGGGAAGTCAGAGGAGACCTCAGACCTTAGAGATCAAAACCACCCGAATCCGCTCGACCAGTCTGGAGTCACGGGAACCCAGGGGGGAGCAGGCTTCCTGCTTGCCCACCTGCACCTCTCGCACACCAGACTGCATGGGCGCTCCGCAGTACAAGAAGCTCCAGAGGCGGTATAGCATCGGGGAGGTGGACAACGCTGAAGGCACGCCACTGTACGCCGAGGTCAAACCCAAAGCCAAGAGcctggagaaggagatggagcgAGTGAGGGCCACAGGACTGAGGCTTCCAACGCCCGTGGTGCCTATTCCCAATCAAACTCAAACTCACACGGCTGCTGCAGCGGCGAAGGGGAAGAAAGGAGTGTTCTTCGTCCAGGGAGAAGAGCTGCTGCGGGAGAGCAAAGAGGGGGCGCCGACTGAGATGCTGCTGGGGCTGCCTAGCGAGGACAGTGATGACAGGGAGAAGTGCTGCTCCTTCTGTTTCTGCTACAGGAAATGTGAGGAGGCGGACGAGAGCAGTGAGAAAGAAGAGCTTTCCTACTCCATCCCCCTCCAGGTCCTGCCTGGGATGCAGCTGGACTCTCAGACCTTGCCCGTCATCAGCAAAACCCTCCAGGTTCTCCACGCTGAGGGCTGCAGCGGGGAGGAGGAAgaaatagaggaagaggaagaagaagaggaaccGCAGACACAGGAGATTGACCTCCGGGCCTGCGGGACTCTGGAGGGTAGCCTGGCGAGGGTCCAGTCCCTGCAAGGGCAAACGTTCAGCCTGCCGGACGGTTTCCTCAACGCCCAGCTGGATGCTAATGAGCTGCTAGCCATCCTGCGACAGTGCGCTAACGTTCCCCAGGTGGATAACGAATCACGCCTCCAGCCGTCCCGGATCGCCGAGTACAAACAGGAGCTGGCGGTGCGCTTCAAGGAGTTCAGGGCGGCGTGCAGACGGGTGGCGAGCGTCGAGAAGAGCCCCACGCGCATGCTGAGCGTTGTTACGGCCAGCTTCCTGGTCCTCTGCGAACTGACTCAGACTTTCATCAAGCTGGTTAGAGGGGTGCGTTCAGAGGCCCAAAGGCTGCAGCTGCTACGGAAGGTTGAAGAGGTTGCTATCAATTACACTTTGTTGTTGCGTGCAGCCGAGGATGCTATGGGCCACTCCAGTAGTCTGCCTAACAAGAGCGTGAGTCCCCTAGTTACTACAACCACCACTAACATGGGCTCCCTCTCTCGCCCAATGAAAACCCTGCCCGCCCAGTAG